GGTTTTATGTTTTTCTAGCGACTAGTAGGAGTCCAAGACTCCGTTCTAGCAAGTGACGCAGTCACGTCTAGCTAGGAAAGCTTGCTTTCCGGTCTTAATAGAAGTGATTGCTGGCTAATAGCCAGCCATCACTTCTAAGTGCGCCTGCACACTAAATGCCAGAGAAACGGGGTTGTAACCCCCTTCTAAGACAGAAACAATGCGTCCGCCACAAGTGGTGCGCGCTGCGTCCATGAGAAGCTGAGTGGCCCAGCGGTAGTCCTCTTCGGTAAGGTTAAGATCAGCCATTGGATCTTCGTGGTGTGCATCAAAGCCAGCGGAGATAAAAATAATATCCGGTTTATGGTTCTGAATAGCTGGAAGCCAGTACTTTTCTAACTGTTCACGGAATACTGAGGCGCGGGTATGCGCTTCGATCGGACAGTTAACAATATTATCCCTCTGAATGTCACAGTAACGTTCAGGATAGTAAGGGTGCTGGAAGGTAGAGCAAACCAGAACTTCCGGCTTATCTTTAAAGATGTCGACCGTGCCATTACAGTGATGCACGTCAAAATCAACAACGGCAACCCTGTTTACATTAGGTTGTTGCAGGGCGTGCATGGCGCCAATCGCAACGTTGTTATAAAAGCAAAAGCCCATAGCTGCGTTGTGTTCAGCATGATGGCCTGGCGGGCGAACTGCACAAAAGGCATTATCGACCTTATCAGATAGCACTTGATTGGTTGCCAATATACTAGAGCCGGCGGCAAGGCTGGCAGCGTGAAGCGAGTCCGGGCAGAGGGCCGTATCTTCATCGGCATAAACAACCCCTTCGTCGGGTTGCTTCATTTCCAGTCTTTTCTGATGCAGGTTGGCATGTGCCAGTTGAATCTGCTCAGGGGTGACATGTACCGATTCCATCTGTTTAAGCTGTTCGATTAAGCCGGTCTTCTGCAGTACTTTCTGAATGGCAAGAAGGCGAATCGGGCTTTCTGGATGTTCTGGCCCCATATTGTGCAGGCCACAATCGTGATGGGTAATAAATGCAGTCGTCATATTTGATCAAATTCGTTTATTTTTCTTAAGTTTACTGGATTACTACTCTGCCAGCGCTTATTCAAAAGTTGTAGGGAATAAAGATTTTACTGCTACGACTGTTGACATGGATCAGTATCTGTATTTCTGAAGTCTATATTATGACTTTCACAGCATAGAACTGTATTTAGCACCGTGTGTTTCACCCTACACCCGGTGCTTTTTTTTGTCTTGAGAAAACTAAGCTCGTTTTGAGACATTTTTCCTTTCTACTCAGGGGTGTGGCTTTTATACTGGATTCGACACAACTTTTTCAGGGTAAGGCTGGCACGTGACCGCTTTTCGTAACAATGCAGGTGAATTACAAGTCGACTATGCCGATAAGCAGGTTTTGCTTATCGATAGTAGCGGTAATATGCGCTCGACTATTTATTATATGTTGCGTGAGCTAGGCATTCATAACGTTAAAGCAGTTACTATCAACGATAAAGTTATCCCCTTGATTGCGCAAAGTGATTTTGATGTCATTCTCTTGGGGCATAATTCCAGTGACAGTGTTACTGGTGTTCAGGTTCTGGAAGAAGCTCGTTACAGAGGCTATGTGAAGCCCAGTGCAGCATGGATCTGTATGACCAGCGACTCATCACAAGAAGTAGTACTGCATGCAATAGACAGTCATCCAGACGATATCATTACCAAGCCTTTTTCTATTGAAGAATTAAAGTACCGGCTTGATCAGATTATGCGGCGAAAGTTAGCTCTGCGTCCTGTTGATCTGGCGATTGAATCCGGAGCCAAAAATCAGGCTTTGCAGATCTGTGAGGCGCTGATCGATCGGCAACACCCGGAGTATGATCACCTTCAGAAACTCAGAGGCTTTTTGCTTTTAGACCTGGGTGACTACGACAAAGCACGAGAATTACTGGACGGTATCTATTGGGAATCCAGAGATAAGGAGGCCGGATTATATCTGTGTCAGGCTTATTGTCGTTTGGATGATCTGGCTGCTGCGGAGCAATTGTTGCAGGAACTGATACTCGATAATCCGTTATTGATTGCCGCTTATGATTTGTTGGCTGAAGTCCATGAAAAAATGGGTGATCTGGAGCAAGCCAGAGAGACTCTACGTCTGGCAACAACTCATGCACCTCTGGGTATCCCGCGGCAGATGGAGTTAGGGCGAGTCGCTCTACAAACTAAAGAAGTCGATCTGGCAAAGGGGGCGTACAGACGCTCAATTTCGTTGGGCCGTCATAGTTGTTATCGCTCTGCAGAGCCGTATCTGAAGCTCGCAAATCTTCGGCGAATGGATGTTAAGAGTAGTGATGAAGCTACTCGAGATCAGATTCAGCATGAGATAGATGGGCTGCTTGTTAGTACCCGAAAGCAGTTCCCTGCAGATTCTGAGTCAGAAATCAGAGCGTTTCTTATTCGGAGTCAGCTGGCAGAAGATATGGGTGATCGAAAGGATAAAGAACAGTTTCTTAGAGACGCTAAACTGATTAATCGTCAGCTTGAAAACCCAGTTGATATTGATCGCGAGCTCCTGGTTATGTCGGGAGATGCGCTGCCTCTGCTGGAGAAGCCTGCGGCTAAGGTGGATGATAAAGCGTCTGCTGGGAAACAGCGAAATCCTGATATGAGTGATAAGGCAAATCGCCTGGGTATCAAGCATTATTTATCAGGTAAATTTGGTTTGGCGATTAAATCCTTTGGTGCTGCAATTGACTTCGATTTTAATAATCACGCTGCGATATTAAATCTCGCCCAGCTCTTTCTGGAGACGGCAAGGGATGACTCTGAGCGGCGTGAAGGTCGGCTCAAGATGGTTGATCGTTATCTGAACCTGGTGGAACGCAGAGTTTTAGAAGGTGAGTTAAACAGTAAAAATCGTCTTTTGAAAAAGTACCGGAGTATGGCAATAGAAGATCTGCCGGCATCTTCTTTGGGGTCATTGTTAAAATAATATATATAGGAGCTCATAAAAGTGCTCCGCTTTATAAGTTTCATGACCTTGTAGGGTCTTCTACGCCAGTTCCTATTCTGATATCCGTCATTACAACTTAAGTGGTCTTACTATGCTGCTGCATAATCGCAATATCATTCGTGTCGCTAAAGATGGCAGTGTTGCCAACTGCATAATAGTCAAAATGTGCTACGACTATGCTGTGGTTAAATATGAAGGCAAAGAGTACAGGATAGCGTACGACGTGATAGATGAAGTGGTTGGACACGAACTGCTGGTAGAAATTGAGTAATGGAGAGTTGAAGTGCTGTAGGGGGTGTCTTCGTCTATAGCGTGGCTATCGAAAACGAAAGAAAATATGGCCTCCCCGAGAGGACTCGAACCCCTATCTAAGCCTTAGGAGGGCCCTATTCTATCCGGTTGAACTACGGGGAGGCGACGAGGTGAATTCTACTTGGTCTGGGGCTTTAGGTCACGGGGATAAAGCAAAAAAAATCAGGCTTTTCCAAGACTATTTTGTGCGGAGTAATTGCCTTTCTCTCCGCTCTGGTCGTAGAGAGTGTTTT
The genomic region above belongs to Amphritea japonica ATCC BAA-1530 and contains:
- a CDS encoding tetratricopeptide repeat protein, producing the protein MTAFRNNAGELQVDYADKQVLLIDSSGNMRSTIYYMLRELGIHNVKAVTINDKVIPLIAQSDFDVILLGHNSSDSVTGVQVLEEARYRGYVKPSAAWICMTSDSSQEVVLHAIDSHPDDIITKPFSIEELKYRLDQIMRRKLALRPVDLAIESGAKNQALQICEALIDRQHPEYDHLQKLRGFLLLDLGDYDKARELLDGIYWESRDKEAGLYLCQAYCRLDDLAAAEQLLQELILDNPLLIAAYDLLAEVHEKMGDLEQARETLRLATTHAPLGIPRQMELGRVALQTKEVDLAKGAYRRSISLGRHSCYRSAEPYLKLANLRRMDVKSSDEATRDQIQHEIDGLLVSTRKQFPADSESEIRAFLIRSQLAEDMGDRKDKEQFLRDAKLINRQLENPVDIDRELLVMSGDALPLLEKPAAKVDDKASAGKQRNPDMSDKANRLGIKHYLSGKFGLAIKSFGAAIDFDFNNHAAILNLAQLFLETARDDSERREGRLKMVDRYLNLVERRVLEGELNSKNRLLKKYRSMAIEDLPASSLGSLLK
- a CDS encoding histone deacetylase family protein, which produces MTTAFITHHDCGLHNMGPEHPESPIRLLAIQKVLQKTGLIEQLKQMESVHVTPEQIQLAHANLHQKRLEMKQPDEGVVYADEDTALCPDSLHAASLAAGSSILATNQVLSDKVDNAFCAVRPPGHHAEHNAAMGFCFYNNVAIGAMHALQQPNVNRVAVVDFDVHHCNGTVDIFKDKPEVLVCSTFQHPYYPERYCDIQRDNIVNCPIEAHTRASVFREQLEKYWLPAIQNHKPDIIFISAGFDAHHEDPMADLNLTEEDYRWATQLLMDAARTTCGGRIVSVLEGGYNPVSLAFSVQAHLEVMAGY